The proteins below come from a single Gimesia alba genomic window:
- a CDS encoding class I SAM-dependent methyltransferase, translating into MTNSYKHDNTFSTDENTTMPWTGSIDQNLALRWSEFVGCDARMRVEEDFLRSLLNKHESPEILDAAMGVGCEVIWFVLHGYKVIGNEISSILQKIAYENGRRHKVEFEMCAVDWRHLDDYFPENNFDLIFLTGNSFSLLKDEVDRIVAAKSLYRICKKRGVIVVDERNFSYIRDSREEILGGNFRYSGRVGYCGKSIEGRPIQIEEDCVTFGYYDTATKKQIGTLDMYPFQDGELERMFLNAGFVDSIRLSDLEKKFNPEADFFTYVLTK; encoded by the coding sequence ATGACAAATAGTTACAAACATGACAATACTTTTTCTACTGACGAGAATACAACTATGCCGTGGACTGGCAGTATCGACCAAAATTTAGCTCTTCGTTGGAGTGAGTTTGTTGGTTGTGATGCTCGAATGAGAGTAGAAGAAGATTTTTTAAGATCGCTCCTTAACAAGCATGAATCACCAGAAATTCTAGACGCTGCGATGGGAGTTGGCTGTGAGGTCATATGGTTTGTGTTGCATGGTTATAAAGTTATTGGAAATGAGATAAGCTCGATATTACAGAAAATTGCATATGAAAATGGAAGACGGCATAAAGTAGAGTTTGAAATGTGCGCAGTAGATTGGAGACACTTAGACGATTATTTTCCAGAAAACAATTTTGATTTAATTTTTCTCACTGGGAATTCCTTTTCACTTCTAAAAGACGAAGTAGATCGTATTGTTGCAGCTAAAAGTCTATACAGGATATGTAAAAAAAGAGGTGTAATAGTAGTTGATGAACGTAATTTTTCTTACATAAGAGATAGTCGCGAAGAAATTCTCGGTGGTAATTTTAGATATAGTGGCAGAGTTGGTTATTGTGGCAAGAGTATAGAAGGTCGACCGATTCAAATCGAAGAAGACTGTGTTACGTTTGGATATTACGATACTGCTACCAAAAAACAAATAGGCACACTTGATATGTACCCATTTCAGGATGGAGAGTTAGAGCGCATGTTTCTGAATGCGGGATTTGTGGATTCAATCAGGTTGAGCGATCTTGAAAAAAAGTTCAATCCTGAAGCAGACTTTTTCACTTATGTACTCACGAAGTGA